In a genomic window of Diabrotica undecimpunctata isolate CICGRU chromosome 2, icDiaUnde3, whole genome shotgun sequence:
- the LOC140433443 gene encoding uncharacterized protein: protein MEAEAYIQWKRLFNDNVLHSYNNEKQELQNAAMLLTALKAEFQNISQALEQQFDGLKRQLKDNTELKEQITSPAQPILQTIHNIPKLELQVDLPNNNTDHKPAPSDLESPDIFINQSLKHVEQVSPIIDLSKSDDDTCIEDSPTLISKRKKDVTKHKKDKIDCLKKNILRGIDKENFFIECTPEAKSPKRSGKKRGNVKKTQKSTLTQLFHEISTKETSNELTNIVEEPTATNQTFQEWIKDEDASEIGITKLLSFINKDDTPKSIKNQENLNDEEMDSTNEVDEFSKAILFEESPGIDLSLRKKPKISPRAEPVVRGHARKLLNGFSCVQCREFYAGMNLSPTELQKRLDECSKHRYKYQPPEDTYPGIWDMTIPDENINT, encoded by the exons ATGGAAGCAGAGGCTTATATTCAATGGAAAAGACTCTTTAACGATAATGTTTTACACTCATATAATAATGAGAAACAAGAATTGCAAAATGCGGCTATGTTGCTTACAGCTTTAAAAGCAGAATTCCAAA ATATATCTCAAGCATTAGAACAACAATTTGATGGATTAAAAAGACAATTAAAAGACAATACCGAATTAAAAGAACAAATTACTTCACCAGCCCAACCAAT CTTACAAACAATTCACAATATTCCAAAATTGGAACTTCAGGTGGATTTACCTAACAATAACACTGATCATAAACCAGCACCAAGTGATTTGGAGAGCCCTGATATCTTTATAAACCAGTCTCTAAAACATGTTGAACAAGTATCTCCCATTATAGATCTCTCAAAATCAGATGACGATACTTGTATAGAAGACAGTCCTACACTTATTTCAAAGAGAAAGAAGGATGttacaaaacataaaaaagacaaaatagactgtctaaagaaaaatattttaaggggaattgataaagaaaatttttttattgagtGTACTCCAGAAGCTAAATCCCCTAAAAGGAGTGGTAAGAAAAGAGGAAATGTTAAGAAAACCCAGAAATCAACACTTACCCAGCTATTTCATGAAATTTCTACAAAAGAAACAAG cAATGAATTGACAAATATTGTGGAGGAACCAACAGCTACCAACCAAACATTCCAGGAATGGATAAAAGATGAAGATGCATCTGAAATCGGTATAACAAAGCTGCTTAGTTTCATTAATAAGGATGATACTCCCAAAAGtataaaaaatcaagaaaatctaaatgatgAAGAAATGGACTCTACGAATGAAGTTGATGAATTTTCAAAAGCAATTTTGTTTGAAGAAAGCCCCGGGATTGATTTGTCACTaagaaa aAAACCCAAAATATCTCCACGTGCAGAACCAGTTGTACGAGGACATGCCCGAAAACTATTAAATGGGTTTTCTTGTGTACAGTGTCGAGAG ttttatgcAGGCATGAATTTAAGTCCTACAGAATTGCAAAAACGACTGGATGAATGTTCCAAACATCGTTACAAATATCAACCCCCCGAAGATACGTATCCAG gcATATGGGACATGACAATTCCAGATGAAAACATTAATACATAG